One Triticum dicoccoides isolate Atlit2015 ecotype Zavitan chromosome 5B, WEW_v2.0, whole genome shotgun sequence genomic window carries:
- the LOC119309228 gene encoding uncharacterized protein LOC119309228, translating into MDRFAAMVAGRRATAAPKPASAAEEGGEAYLRIQLEEIVIVKDDAYDALAAATAAAQSRANGNGQCGGGATTTGTSSTAMENCARAAAAARVGSSTRPEAAQGAWTTASRGVGFD; encoded by the coding sequence ATGGACAGGTTCGCCGCTATGGTCGCCGGCCGCCGTGCCACTGCCGCTCCGAAGCCCGCTTCCGCCGCCGAGGAGGGGGGCGAGGCGTACCTGCGGATCCAGCTGGAGGAGATCGTCATCGTCAAGGACGACGCCTACGAcgcgctcgccgccgccacggccgccgCGCAGTCCCGCGCCAACGGCAACGGCCAATGCGGCGGCGGCGCCACCACCACGGGCACCTCGTCCACCGCCATGGAGAACTGCGCGAgggcggccgcggcggcgcgcgTTGGGAGCTCGACGAGGCCTGAGGCCGCGCAGGGCGCGTGGACCACGGCGTCGAGGGGCGTTGGCTTCGACTAG